Part of the Corynebacterium caspium DSM 44850 genome, TTGACGACGATCGTGCAGGGAGCCGCTCTTCGCCTTGGTGATGAGCTTCTCTGCGTAGGGACGCAAGGCCTTGGCCTTAGCGTCGGTGGTCTTGATTGCACCATGCTCGAACAGCTGCGCAGCTAGGTTAGCCAGGATTTGACGCTGGTGCTGCGCGGAACCGCCGAGTCGTGCGCCCTTCTTCGGGGTAGGCATTAGGTACTCCTCGTGTAAATGTTATTGAGCGGGCGTTTTACTCGGAATCTTCTGCCTCGTCGGCTGCTGGATCCAGATAATCACCGGTTGCGGCGTCATATCCTTCGAGCTGAGTCGGATCGAAGTCATCAGGGGTGCCTTCCAAGGTGAGACCGAGGCTGGCAAGCTTGATTTTTACTTCATTGATGGACTTCTGACCGAAGTTACGGATGTCCAGCAGGTCGGACTCGGTGCACGCAGCGAGTTCGCCAACAGTGTGAATATCCTGACGCTTCAGGCAGTTATAGGAACGAACCGAGAAATTGAGGTCCTCGATAGGCATTCCATAAGCAGCGATATATTCGGATTCCTGCGGTGAGGGTCCGATTTCGATGCCTTCTGCCATGTTGTTGAGCTCGCGGGCAAGGCCAAAGAGTTCAACAAGCGTCTTGCCTGCAGATGCCATGGCATCGCGGGCAGAAATGGAGTTCTTGGTCTCAACGTCGATGATGAGCTTGTCGAAGTCAGTGCGCTGTTCCACACGGGTGGCTTCGACTTTATAGCTAACCTTCAATACCGGGGAGTAAATCTGATCAACCGGAATGCGGCCAATATCAGATCCACCATCGGTACCTGCAGGAACGTAGCCACGGCCACGCTCTACAATCATTTCAATTTCCAAACGACCCTGCTCATTGAGCGTGGCGATGTGGAGTTCCGGATTATGGATCTCTACACCGGCGGGAGGCTGGATATCGCCAGCGGTGATAGTGCCGGGGCCCTGCTTATTCAAGTACATAACTACTGGCTCATCTGAATCAGAGGAGAGCACGATGGACTTGATATTGAGGATGATGTCCGATACATCTTCGCGTACACCAGGAATGGTGGTGAACTCATGGAGCACACCGTCAATCTTTACGCTGGTGACTGCGGCACCGGGAATAGAAGACAAGAGCGTACGACGCAAGGAGTTACCCAAGGTGTAGCCGAAACCCGGCTCCAGCGGTTCAATTACGAAACGGGAGCGGGACTCGTCAATATAGTCCTCAGTGATGACAGGGCGATGGGAAATGAGCATTTAGTTCTCCTTTGGCACCCACTATTTGATGCCGGTAGTGAGATAAAACGTGTTGAGGCAAAAGATTCTAGCGTTCCCACCCGGAGGTGGGTCAGCAGATTACTTCGAGTAGAACTCGACGATGAGCTGCTCTTGCAGCGGGATGTCGATCTGAGCGCGCTCGGGCAGCTGGTGCACGAGGATGCGCAGGGTGTCTGGAACAACCTGAAGCCATGCCGGAACAACGGCATCAGACAAATTAGCCTGGGCTTCTTCGAACCAAATCATATTGCGTGAACGATCTTTAACATCAACGATGTCATACTTCGAAACGCGGTAAGACGGAACGTCGATATTGCGACCGTTTACGGTGAAGTGACCGTGAGAAACAAGCTGACGAGCCTGACGGCGAGTACGAGCTAGACCTGCACGATAGATCACATTGTCGAGACGGCTTTCCAGCAAAATGACGAGGTTATCGCCAGTTTTGCCAGGTTGACGAGTTGCCTCGGCATAATAACGACGGAACTGCTTTTCCATTACGCCGTAGGTGAAGCGAGCCTTCTGCTTCTCCTGCAGCTGGAGTAGGTATTCGGATTCGCGAATACGGTTACGGCCTGCTTGGCCGGGTGCGTATGGGCGACGTTCGAAAGCCTGGTCTCCACCAACGAGGTCAACGCGCAGACGGCGGGACTTACGGGTTACGGGGCCGGTATAACGAGCCATTTAAAGTTACCTTTCCTTTCCCTGCTAGACGCGGCGACGCTTCGGCGGACGGCAGCCGTTATAAGGCTGAGGAGTCACGTCGGAGATCGAGCTGACCTCTAGGCCTGCAGCCTGGAGGGAACGGATAGCGGTTTCACGGCCCGAACCGGGGCCCTTAACAAAAACGTCAACCTTCTTCATGCCGTGCTCCATAGCTTTGCGAGCAGCGTTCTCAGCAGCAAGCTGAGCGGCGAATGGGGTGGACTTACGAGATCCCTTGAAACCAACATGGCCGGAGGAGGCCCACGCAATTACATCGCCATTAGGGGCGGTGATAGAAACGATGGTGTTGTTAAAAGTGGACTTGATATAAGCGTGACCCTGGGCCACGTTCTTCTTGGCGACACGACGGCCAGTGCGACGTGCGCCAGAGCGAGTCTTCGGAGGCATGTATTACTTCTTCTTTCCGGCGATCGTCTTCTTCGGACCCTTACGGGTACGGGCGTTGGTCTTCGTGCGCTGACCACGGACTGGCAAACCACGACGGTGGCGCAGGCCTTGGTAGCTACCGATTTCAATCTTGCGGCGAATATCTGCCTGGACTTCGCGGCGGAGGTCGCCCTCTACCTTCCAGGAGCTTTCGATAACATCGCGCAGCTGCGCAATATTTTCATCCGTAAGATTATCGGTGCGCAGATCGGGAGAGATGCCGGTCTCCGCGAGAAGCTTGGCGGCACGGGCGGGGCCAATGCCGTAAATATAAGTGAGTGCGACCTCCATGCGCTTATTGCGCGGTAGGTCGACACCAGCGAGACGTGCCATATGGCAGTACCTTTCCGGTTGTTACGATGGTTTTCTCCCAGCTCGTCCTCACCATGCAACGCTTCATCCGGTCGGTCTCCCGGACTGTGGGTTGTGAATCATGAGGCTATGGCCACCGTGCCATAGGTAAAACTGTGATGCGTAGTCCCTGCCGTATTTACAGCAGTCTCGCATCCCAGAGCTAGAAGGCGAATATTGTCTTATTTGTAGCGGTAAGTAATGCGGCCGCGAGTTAGATCGTAGGGCGAAAGCTCTACCACTACACGGTCCTCAGGAAGGATACGGATGTAGTGTTGGCGCATCTTGCCACTAATGTGAGCAAGCACCTCATGTCCATTGTCGAGTTCGACCTTGAACATTGCATTCGGTAGGGGCTCAATAACCCGTCCCTCGACCGAAATACCACTTTCCTTAGCCATATCCTCCGCATTCCTGACGTGTCTACACGTCTTTAAAACCACTGTTCAGAACGGTAATTTACATGCCAAATGAAGGCATAAAATGTACCGATGGTCCACTATAGCCGCCCCAGCGGCCATAATGCAAGAAAGTAGCTGCTCACCGCCCTATCGGAGCCCAATTGCACCCCAGTAGTAACAGTAAACAGCTACCGAAAAACCAGAAAAATCTGCCGGAATTTTAGAAGACGAAAACTTCATCGCCAATATTTAGGCGGGAAAAATATTCCGCTGCATCCTGGCTGCGCAGATGGATGCAACCATGAGAAAGCAAACGCACATCGCCTTGATGGAAAGCTATTCCAGTATGGGTGAAATACACCGAATATGGCATCGGAGCATCGTTAAACAGCCGGGAGATCTCATGGCGCACTTTACGATTCACTCTAAAAGAGCCAGTAGGAGTTTCAGTCTCTGGACTTGGCGCTCCTGCCGACATAACTACCGGGCCATATTCCACCTTGCCATCACGCTGCAACCAGGTACGACCACCGCGCAGATCCACACAAGCCCGAGCCGTGACCGGACAAGGACTATTAAGCTGCGGGGAGGCCGGCGCTGGCCCAGGCACTGGACTTGGCGCTTGCGGTGCCGGAGCCGGCGTAGGTGCGGGGGCAGAGAATTCTACGATGAGGCGCGGGAAGAAAATTTCCGCGGCATCGTCAATAGCTCTTTTTAGAGTGCGGCGAATATTTGGGTCACCAATACGGTCAGCTTTAGCTTGTAAATCTTGGCGCAAATTCCAAGCACCTTGGCGAGCATTGCTATTTAGAGCCGCAAATTGGGCGTGAATATTGCCAAAGTTAAATCCTAAAGGTCCAGCAGAACTACCGCTGAAAAACCCTTGACTCGAACCACTGGGAATGCTGGCAGAAAATTGCGCAGATTCTGCCGCCTGTGCCGGTGCCGGAGCGGCAACTGTAAGCGCACTTATGCCAGCTACCAAGGCAATTAGTGCTGCGCTGAAGCGTCGAGCAAAGCGCGCAGAACCAGAGGCGCCAGTTTTTAAGGTGAACATGGGTGCCGAGTATATATGGTCTAGTAGCGCGGAGTAAGAATTCGCGGGCCTTTAGCGGTGGCGGCCACAGTATGTTCCCAATGTGCCGACCAAGATCCATCGGTAGTCACCACAGTCCAGCCATCAGCTAGAACCGTATTTTCAAAAGTTCCAAGCGTTAGCATCGGTTCAATGCACAAAGTGGTTCCCTCTTGGATTACTGGTCCCCGACCAGGCCTTCCTTCATTGGCAAGGAAAGGATCCATATGCATTTCGCGTCCGATGCCATGCCCGCCGTAGCCATCCACAATGCCAAAAGTTAACCCAAATTTATCTTCGGCAGCATAGGTGGCCTGTTCCAAGGCATGGGAAATATCGGTGAGGCGCGCACCTGGGATCATCGCTTTAATGCCAGCATTCATAACCATTTCAGTTGCTTGGTTTAGTTTTTCTACGTCTGCAGCTAGCGTTCCTACCCCAAAGCTCCAGGCAGAGTCTCCTACCCAGCCATCTAGGGTGGCTCCACAATCGATCGAGACTAAGTCTCCATCTTTAAGTACAACTTCTGCTGCCGGGATTCCGTGCACGATTACCTCGTTTACGGA contains:
- a CDS encoding DNA-directed RNA polymerase subunit alpha; this translates as MLISHRPVITEDYIDESRSRFVIEPLEPGFGYTLGNSLRRTLLSSIPGAAVTSVKIDGVLHEFTTIPGVREDVSDIILNIKSIVLSSDSDEPVVMYLNKQGPGTITAGDIQPPAGVEIHNPELHIATLNEQGRLEIEMIVERGRGYVPAGTDGGSDIGRIPVDQIYSPVLKVSYKVEATRVEQRTDFDKLIIDVETKNSISARDAMASAGKTLVELFGLARELNNMAEGIEIGPSPQESEYIAAYGMPIEDLNFSVRSYNCLKRQDIHTVGELAACTESDLLDIRNFGQKSINEVKIKLASLGLTLEGTPDDFDPTQLEGYDAATGDYLDPAADEAEDSE
- the rpsD gene encoding 30S ribosomal protein S4, with the protein product MARYTGPVTRKSRRLRVDLVGGDQAFERRPYAPGQAGRNRIRESEYLLQLQEKQKARFTYGVMEKQFRRYYAEATRQPGKTGDNLVILLESRLDNVIYRAGLARTRRQARQLVSHGHFTVNGRNIDVPSYRVSKYDIVDVKDRSRNMIWFEEAQANLSDAVVPAWLQVVPDTLRILVHQLPERAQIDIPLQEQLIVEFYSK
- the rpsK gene encoding 30S ribosomal protein S11, with the translated sequence MPPKTRSGARRTGRRVAKKNVAQGHAYIKSTFNNTIVSITAPNGDVIAWASSGHVGFKGSRKSTPFAAQLAAENAARKAMEHGMKKVDVFVKGPGSGRETAIRSLQAAGLEVSSISDVTPQPYNGCRPPKRRRV
- the rpsM gene encoding 30S ribosomal protein S13, whose amino-acid sequence is MARLAGVDLPRNKRMEVALTYIYGIGPARAAKLLAETGISPDLRTDNLTDENIAQLRDVIESSWKVEGDLRREVQADIRRKIEIGSYQGLRHRRGLPVRGQRTKTNARTRKGPKKTIAGKKK
- the infA gene encoding translation initiation factor IF-1 produces the protein MAKESGISVEGRVIEPLPNAMFKVELDNGHEVLAHISGKMRQHYIRILPEDRVVVELSPYDLTRGRITYRYK
- a CDS encoding L,D-transpeptidase, with the protein product MFTLKTGASGSARFARRFSAALIALVAGISALTVAAPAPAQAAESAQFSASIPSGSSQGFFSGSSAGPLGFNFGNIHAQFAALNSNARQGAWNLRQDLQAKADRIGDPNIRRTLKRAIDDAAEIFFPRLIVEFSAPAPTPAPAPQAPSPVPGPAPASPQLNSPCPVTARACVDLRGGRTWLQRDGKVEYGPVVMSAGAPSPETETPTGSFRVNRKVRHEISRLFNDAPMPYSVYFTHTGIAFHQGDVRLLSHGCIHLRSQDAAEYFSRLNIGDEVFVF
- the map gene encoding type I methionyl aminopeptidase; this translates as MGFRSRKKIAGKTPAELDAMQAAGEIVGKALQAVKAAAAPGVSTKELDEIAETVIRDAGAYPTFLGYQGFPASICASVNEVIVHGIPAAEVVLKDGDLVSIDCGATLDGWVGDSAWSFGVGTLAADVEKLNQATEMVMNAGIKAMIPGARLTDISHALEQATYAAEDKFGLTFGIVDGYGGHGIGREMHMDPFLANEGRPGRGPVIQEGTTLCIEPMLTLGTFENTVLADGWTVVTTDGSWSAHWEHTVAATAKGPRILTPRY